The proteins below are encoded in one region of Shewanella putrefaciens:
- the gspF gene encoding type II secretion system inner membrane protein GspF, which yields MPAFEYKALDAKGKQLKGVIEADTARHARSQLRDQRMMPLEILPVTEKEAKAKSSGFAFFKRGISVAELALITRQIATLVAAGLPIEESLKAVGQQCEKDRLASMIMAVRSRVVEGYSLADSLAEFPHIFDDLYRAMVASGEKSGHLEVVLNRLADYTERRQQLKSKLQQAMIYPIVLTLVAIGVISVLLAAVVPKVVGQFEHMGAELPATTRFLIAASDFVQNYGLFLVLAIVMLFVVFQRMLKSAAFRMKYHSFLLKMPVIGRVSKGLNTARFARTLSILSASSVPLLDGMRIASEVLQNVRVRAAVDDATARVREGTSLGAALTNTKLFPAMMLYMIASGEKSGQLEQMLERAADNQDREFEGNVTIALGVFEPMLVVSMAGVVLFIVMAILQPILALNNLISG from the coding sequence ATGCCAGCATTCGAATATAAGGCGCTGGACGCCAAGGGAAAGCAACTCAAGGGCGTGATAGAGGCGGATACCGCTAGACACGCCCGCAGCCAATTGCGCGATCAGCGCATGATGCCGTTGGAAATTCTCCCCGTCACCGAGAAAGAGGCTAAAGCCAAGAGCAGTGGTTTTGCCTTCTTTAAGCGGGGGATTTCGGTCGCTGAACTTGCACTGATCACCCGCCAAATTGCCACCTTAGTTGCTGCCGGTTTGCCCATTGAGGAATCCCTCAAAGCGGTCGGGCAACAGTGTGAAAAGGACCGTCTGGCGAGCATGATTATGGCGGTGCGCTCTAGGGTCGTAGAGGGCTATAGCCTAGCGGACTCCCTCGCAGAATTTCCGCATATTTTTGATGATTTATACCGCGCCATGGTGGCCTCGGGTGAAAAGTCCGGTCACTTAGAAGTCGTGCTCAATCGGCTTGCCGATTACACCGAACGCCGCCAACAACTCAAATCTAAGCTGCAGCAGGCGATGATCTATCCCATAGTGTTAACGCTTGTGGCTATCGGGGTTATTTCGGTATTACTTGCGGCTGTGGTGCCTAAGGTGGTGGGGCAATTCGAGCACATGGGGGCCGAACTGCCAGCGACGACTCGCTTCTTGATTGCCGCCTCGGACTTTGTGCAAAATTATGGCCTGTTTTTGGTGCTGGCGATTGTGATGCTGTTCGTTGTGTTTCAGCGGATGTTGAAATCGGCGGCATTTAGGATGAAATACCACAGTTTTTTGCTGAAAATGCCCGTCATTGGCCGAGTCAGTAAAGGCTTAAATACCGCGCGTTTCGCCCGCACCTTAAGTATCTTATCGGCCAGTTCGGTACCTTTGCTCGATGGCATGCGTATCGCCAGCGAAGTCTTACAGAATGTCAGGGTTCGGGCTGCCGTGGATGATGCCACCGCTCGGGTCCGGGAAGGAACTAGCCTAGGCGCCGCGTTGACTAACACTAAGCTGTTTCCAGCAATGATGTTATATATGATTGCCTCGGGAGAGAAGAGTGGCCAGCTAGAACAGATGTTAGAGCGGGCTGCGGACAACCAAGATAGGGAATTTGAGGGGAATGTGACTATTGCCCTTGGGGTATTCGAACCTATGTTGGTGGTGAGCATGGCGGGGGTTGTGCTCTTTATCGTGATGGCAATTTTGCAACCTATATTGGCGCTAAACAATTTGATTAGCGGTTAA
- the gspE gene encoding type II secretion system ATPase GspE: MSEIQVSQVEDLSLVSNELGLEAEGDEVFRSSSKERLPFAFAHRHEVILAYGENGELSLFYTAKTPLAAMLEARRYSGVDLPLVQLEAGKFEAKLTQAYQANSSEAQQLMEDIGNEMDLFTLAEELPQTEDLLEGDDDAPIIKLINALLSEAIKEEASDIHIETYEKQLVVRFRIDGVLKEVLKPNRKLSSLLVSRIKVMARLDIAEKRVPQDGRISLRIAGRAVDVRVSTMPSSHGERVVLRLLDKNAGNLDLKQLGMTDGIRVKFDELIRRPHGIILVTGPTGSGKSTTLYAGLTEINSKDTNILTVEDPIEYELEGIGQTQVNTKADMTFARGLRAILRQDPDVVMIGEIRDLETAQIAVQASLTGHMVISTLHTNTASGAITRLQDMGVEPFLVSSSLLGVLAQRLIRTLCPKCKTEHVPDERERELLGITADDPRHIFRANGCKACGSSGYRGRTGIHELLLVDDNVRELIHGGRGELAIEKYIRQFVPSIRHDGMSKVLSGITTLEEVLRVTREE; the protein is encoded by the coding sequence ATGAGTGAGATACAAGTATCCCAAGTCGAGGATTTAAGCCTAGTGTCGAATGAGCTAGGTCTTGAAGCCGAGGGTGATGAGGTATTTCGCTCCAGCAGTAAAGAGCGCTTACCCTTCGCCTTCGCCCATCGCCATGAGGTGATTTTAGCCTATGGTGAAAATGGCGAGCTGAGCTTGTTTTATACCGCTAAAACTCCTTTGGCCGCCATGCTCGAAGCGCGCCGTTATTCGGGTGTGGATTTACCCTTAGTGCAGCTCGAGGCGGGTAAATTTGAGGCTAAGTTAACCCAGGCCTATCAGGCTAATTCCTCAGAAGCCCAGCAACTGATGGAAGATATTGGCAACGAGATGGATTTATTCACCCTTGCCGAAGAGTTGCCGCAAACCGAAGATCTACTTGAGGGCGATGATGATGCCCCCATTATCAAGCTGATCAACGCCTTGTTATCTGAAGCCATTAAAGAAGAAGCCTCGGATATCCATATTGAGACCTACGAGAAACAACTGGTAGTGCGTTTTCGTATCGATGGCGTACTCAAGGAAGTACTTAAGCCAAACCGTAAGCTGTCGTCACTGTTAGTGTCGCGGATTAAGGTCATGGCGCGCCTCGATATTGCCGAGAAGCGCGTGCCCCAGGACGGCCGTATTTCCCTGCGAATTGCGGGCCGTGCGGTGGATGTGCGGGTATCGACTATGCCATCGAGCCACGGTGAGCGGGTAGTGCTGCGTTTACTCGATAAAAACGCCGGTAATCTTGATTTAAAACAATTAGGTATGACGGATGGCATCCGCGTGAAGTTCGATGAACTTATCCGTCGTCCCCACGGCATTATCTTAGTCACTGGCCCAACGGGTTCGGGTAAGAGTACGACGCTATATGCGGGTCTTACCGAAATTAACTCCAAAGATACCAACATTTTAACCGTTGAAGATCCGATCGAATATGAATTAGAAGGCATAGGTCAAACCCAAGTTAACACTAAGGCGGACATGACCTTCGCCCGTGGTCTGCGGGCGATTTTGCGTCAAGACCCAGACGTGGTGATGATAGGTGAGATCCGTGACCTTGAAACCGCGCAAATTGCGGTGCAGGCGTCACTGACGGGGCATATGGTGATTTCGACTCTGCACACTAACACCGCATCCGGTGCTATTACCCGTTTGCAGGATATGGGTGTCGAGCCATTCCTCGTATCCTCGAGCTTGCTTGGTGTCTTGGCCCAGCGCTTGATCCGCACTCTATGTCCAAAATGTAAGACAGAGCATGTGCCCGATGAGCGTGAACGCGAGTTGCTGGGAATTACAGCAGATGACCCACGCCATATTTTCCGTGCCAATGGCTGTAAGGCCTGCGGTAGTAGCGGTTATCGCGGCCGTACAGGTATCCACGAGTTATTGCTGGTGGATGATAATGTGCGCGAGCTTATTCACGGCGGTCGCGGTGAGTTAGCGATCGAGAAATATATTCGTCAGTTTGTACCGAGTATTCGCCACGATGGCATGAGTAAAGTGCTCTCAGGCATCACCACACTCGAAGAAGTGCTCAGGGTGACCCGCGAGGAGTAA
- the gspG gene encoding type II secretion system major pseudopilin GspG: MQMNKKHQGFTLLEVMVVIVILGILASMVVPNLMGNKDKADQQKAVSDIVALENALDMYKLDNGVYPTTEQGLEALVQKPTISPEPRNYRDEGYVKRLPQDPWRNNYLLLSPGENSKLDIFSAGPDGQPGTEDDIGNWNLQNFQ, from the coding sequence ATGCAAATGAACAAAAAACACCAAGGTTTTACCTTACTCGAAGTGATGGTGGTGATCGTTATCCTCGGTATTTTAGCCTCTATGGTGGTACCAAACTTAATGGGTAACAAAGATAAAGCCGACCAACAAAAAGCCGTATCTGACATAGTCGCACTCGAAAATGCCTTAGATATGTACAAGTTAGATAACGGTGTCTATCCAACGACTGAGCAGGGTTTAGAAGCCTTAGTGCAAAAGCCAACCATTTCACCAGAACCGCGTAATTACCGCGATGAAGGTTATGTAAAACGTTTGCCACAGGATCCATGGCGCAATAACTATCTGTTGTTGAGCCCAGGCGAAAACAGCAAGCTCGATATCTTCAGCGCGGGCCCTGATGGCCAACCAGGTACCGAGGATGATATCGGTAACTGGAACCTACAGAACTTCCAATAG